The Odocoileus virginianus isolate 20LAN1187 ecotype Illinois chromosome 30, Ovbor_1.2, whole genome shotgun sequence genome window below encodes:
- the KIF17 gene encoding kinesin-like protein KIF17 isoform X7 translates to MASESVKVVVRCRPMNQRERELNCRLVVTVDSARGQCFIQNPSAADQPPKQFTFDGAYYMDHFTEQIYNEIAYPLVEGVTEGYNGTIFAYGQTGSGKSFTMQGLPDPACQRGIIPRAFEHVFESVQCAENTKFLVRASYLEIYNEDVRDLLGTDTKQKLELKEHPEKGVYVKGLSMHTVHSVAQCERVMEAGWKNRAVGYTLMNKDSSRSHSIFTISIEIYAVDERGKDHLRAGKLNLVDLAGSERQSKTGATGERLKEATKINLSLSALGNVISALVDGRCRHIPYRDSKLTRLLQDSLGGNTRTLMVACLSPADNNYDETLSTLRYANRAKNIRNKPRINEDPKDALLREYQEEIKKLKAILAQQMGPGSLSALLNSQVPPSPVQVEEKPLSPPVTQHDTEAEKQLIREEYEQRLARLRADYAAEQESRARLEEDITAMRNSYDVKLSTLEQNLRKETEAVLKAEVLYKAEVLSRAEFASSSEYSPLFEFRMAGRPEIYSMPDPLPGEDSFKAQVSSGFEELPKVAASKSEASLGSDESSTLGENSVCTAFSGPEEPCSLEFSVPDSEARGRCLLPDDDVGRGAAEPLLEEPPLMALELLPGLHDPYAEVAAKLARFSSTVSGPDVPPVDVPKVTTQHPSLTDLLEPADLRSEAEVAEDLPPRTKTQPAKGSGRKTLNLPTFVERESDLLASAPDHWEVDRGPGATEELVLAAEPIAEAQAEAPAALEAQSRSLLAGAGARRESVPALADDLLPTVDQQQVLARLRQLEQQVVGGEEAKNKDLKEKHRRRKRYADERKKQLVAALQNSDEDSGDWVLLNVYDSIQEEVRAKSKLLEKMQRKLRAAEVEIKDLQSEFELEKIDYLATIRRQERDFLLFQQLLEQVQPLIRRDCNYSNLEKIRRESCWDEDNGFWKIPEPIIIKTSLPVVSTGPQNRPARKASAADNGEPGMQEEDRYRLMLSRSDSENIASNYFRPKRASQILSTDPMKSLAHHSSPPGLSSPLGGGSTIPPAQAPEMPQPRPFRLESLDIPFTKAKRKKSKSSFGGEPL, encoded by the exons ATGGCCTCGGAGTCGGTGAAGGTGGTGGTGCGCTGCCGCCCCATGAACCAGCGGGAGCGGGAGCTGAACTGCCGGCTGGTGGTGACGGTGGACTCCGCTCGCGGCCAGTGCTTCATCCAGAACCCGAGCGCCGCGGACCAGCCCCCCAAGCAGTTCACCTTCGACGGCGCCTACTACATGGACCACTTCACCGAGCAGATTTACAACGAGATCGCCTACCCGCTGGTGGAG GGCGTAACTGAAGGCTACAACGGCACCATCTTTGCCTACGGCCAGACGGGCAGCGGAAAGTCCTTCACCATGCAGGGCCTGCCGGACCCGGCCTGCCAGAGAGGCATCATCCCCCGGGCCTTCGAGCACGTTTTCGAAAGCGTCCAG TGTGCAGAGAACACCAAGTTCCTGGTCCGGGCTTCCTACCTGGAGATCTACAATGAAGATGTCCGGGACCTGCTGGGCACAGACACCAAGCAGAAGCTGGAG CTGAAAGAGCACCCGGAGAAGGGGGTGTACGTGAAGGGGCTGTCCATGCACACGGTGCACAGCGTGGCCCAGTGCGAGCGCGTCATGGAGGCAGGCTGGAAGAACCGCGCAGTGGGATACACCCTGATGAACAAAGACTCCTCTCGCTCCCACTCCATCTTCACCATCAGCATCGAGATCTACGCCGTGG ACGAGCGGGGCAAGGACCACCTCCGGGCGGGCAAGCTGAACCTGGTGGACTTGGCGGGCAGCGAGCGGCAGTCCAAGACGGGTGCCACGGGGGAGCGGCTCAAGGAGGCCACCAAGATCAACCTGTCTCTGTCAGCGCTGGGCAACGTCATCTCGGCCCTGGTGGACGGGCGCTGCAGGCACATCCCCTACCGGGACTCGAAGCTGACCCGGCTGCTGCAGGACTCGCTGGGCGGCAACACCCGGACGCTGATGGTGGCCTGCCTGTCGCCCGCCGACAACAACTACGACGAGACGCTCAGCACGCTGCGCTACGCCAACCGTGCCAAGAACATCCGCAACAAGCCGCGCATCAACGAGGACCCGAAGGACGCCCTGCTGCGCGAGTACCAGGAGGAGATCAAGAAGCTCAAGGCCATCCTGGCTCAGCAGATGGGCCCCGGCAGCCTGTCAG CTCTGCTGAACAGTCAGGTGCCCCCAAGCCCCGTCCAGGTTGAGGAAAAGCCGTTGTCTCCACCGGTGACGCAGCACGACACGGAGGCTGAGAAGCAGCTGATCCGGGAG GAGTACGAGCAGCGCCTGGCCCGGCTGCGGGCCGACTACGCGGCGGAGCAGGAGTCCAGGGCCCGGCTGGAGGAGGACATCACCGCCATGCGCAACTCGTACGACGTGAAGCTGTCCACGCTGGAGCAGAACCTGCGCAAGGAGACAG AGGCTGTCCTGAAGGCGGAAGTCCTCTACAAGGCTGAGGTCCTATCCAGGGCTGAGTTTGCCAGCAGTTCGGAGTACTCTCCTCTTTTCGAGTTCAGGATGGCCGGGAGACCCGAGATCTACTCCATGCCTGACCCCCTGCCTGGTGAGGACTCCTTCAAGGCTCAGGTCTCCTCCGGATTTGAGGAGCTGCCCAAGGTGGCGGCCTCCAAGTCCGAGGCGTCTCTGGGGTCTGATGAGTCTTCCACGCTGGGAGAGAACTCCGTCTGCACGGCCTTCTCTGGGCCCGAGGAGCCCTGCAGCCTGGAGTTCTCGGTGCCTGATTCAGAGGCCCGGGGCCGCTGCCTGCTGCCTGACGACGATGTTGGCAGGGGCGCCGCGGAGCCCCTGTTGGAGGAGCCCCCGTTGATGGCGCTGGAGCTGTTACCCGGCCTGCATGACCCCTACGCCGAGGTGGCGGCCAAACTGGCCAGGTTCTCCTCCACGGTGTCCGGGCCGGACGTGCCCCCGGTGGACGTCCCCAAGGTGACCACGCAG CACCCTTCCCTGACAGATCTGCTGGAGCCCGCTGACCTCAGGTCTGAAGCTGAGGTGGCCGAGGACCTCCCGCCCAGGACT AAAACACAACCAGCCAAGGGGAGCGGGAGGAAGACTTTAAATCTGCCCACGTTTGTGGAAAGAGAGAGCGACCTGCTGGCCTCTGCGCCTGATCACTGG GAGGTTGACCGGGGCCCGGGGGCGACGGAGGAGCTGGTGTTGGCGGCAGAGCCCATCGCGGAAGCCCAGGCTGAAGCGCCGGCGGCCTTGGAGGCTCAGTCCCGGTCCCTGCTGGCCGGGGCCGGCGCGAGGAGGGAGAGCGTGCCTGCGCTCGCCGATGACCTCCTGCCCACCGTGGACCAACAGCAGGTGCTCGCCCG CTTGCGGCAGTTGGAGCAGCAGGTGGTCGGGGGGGAGGAGGCCAAGAACAAGGACCTTAAGGAGAAGCACAGGCGGCGGAAGCGGTACGCGGACGAGCGCAAGAAGCAGCTGGTGGCGGCCCTGCAGAACTCGGACGAGGACAGCGGGGACTGGGTGCTGCTCAACGTCTACGACTCCATCCAGGAGGAAGTGAGGGCCAAGAGCAAGCTGCTGGAGAAGATGCAGAGGAAG CTCCGAGCAGCAGAGGTGGAGATCAAAGATCTGCAGTCGGAGTTTGAGCTGGAGAAGATCGATTACTTGGCCACCATCCGTCGGCAGGAACGTGACTTTCTGCTCTTCCAGCAGCTCTTGGAGCAGGTGCAGCCCCTGATTCGCCGGGACTGTAACTATAGCAACCTGGAGAAGATCCGACGAGAGTCCTGCTGGGATGAAGACAATGGTTTCTGGAAGATTCCCGAGCCCATCATCATAAAAACCAGCCTCCCAGTAG TTTCAACAGGGCCACAGAACAGACCAGCCCGCAAAGCCTCTGCAGCGGACAACGGCGAGCCAGGCATG CAGGAGGAGGACCGCTACAGGCTGATGCTCAGTCGCAGTGACAGCGAGAACATAGCCAGTAACTACTTCCGGCCCAAGCGGGCCAGCCAGATCCTCAGCACGGACCCCATGAAGAGCCTGG
- the KIF17 gene encoding kinesin-like protein KIF17 isoform X6, producing the protein MASESVKVVVRCRPMNQRERELNCRLVVTVDSARGQCFIQNPSAADQPPKQFTFDGAYYMDHFTEQIYNEIAYPLVEGVTEGYNGTIFAYGQTGSGKSFTMQGLPDPACQRGIIPRAFEHVFESVQCAENTKFLVRASYLEIYNEDVRDLLGTDTKQKLELKEHPEKGVYVKGLSMHTVHSVAQCERVMEAGWKNRAVGYTLMNKDSSRSHSIFTISIEIYAVDERGKDHLRAGKLNLVDLAGSERQSKTGATGERLKEATKINLSLSALGNVISALVDGRCRHIPYRDSKLTRLLQDSLGGNTRTLMVACLSPADNNYDETLSTLRYANRAKNIRNKPRINEDPKDALLREYQEEIKKLKAILAQQMGPGSLSALLNSQVPPSPVQVEEKPLSPPVTQHDTEAEKQLIREEYEQRLARLRADYAAEQESRARLEEDITAMRNSYDVKLSTLEQNLRKETEAVLKAEVLYKAEVLSRAEFASSSEYSPLFEFRMAGRPEIYSMPDPLPGEDSFKAQVSSGFEELPKVAASKSEASLGSDESSTLGENSVCTAFSGPEEPCSLEFSVPDSEARGRCLLPDDDVGRGAAEPLLEEPPLMALELLPGLHDPYAEVAAKLARFSSTVSGPDVPPVDVPKVTTQICWSPLTSGLKLRWPRTSRPGLPHLPPLLLQKTQPAKGSGRKTLNLPTFVERESDLLASAPDHWEVDRGPGATEELVLAAEPIAEAQAEAPAALEAQSRSLLAGAGARRESVPALADDLLPTVDQQQVLARLRQLEQQVVGGEEAKNKDLKEKHRRRKRYADERKKQLVAALQNSDEDSGDWVLLNVYDSIQEEVRAKSKLLEKMQRKLRAAEVEIKDLQSEFELEKIDYLATIRRQERDFLLFQQLLEQVQPLIRRDCNYSNLEKIRRESCWDEDNGFWKIPEPIIIKTSLPVAGGGPLQADAQSQ; encoded by the exons ATGGCCTCGGAGTCGGTGAAGGTGGTGGTGCGCTGCCGCCCCATGAACCAGCGGGAGCGGGAGCTGAACTGCCGGCTGGTGGTGACGGTGGACTCCGCTCGCGGCCAGTGCTTCATCCAGAACCCGAGCGCCGCGGACCAGCCCCCCAAGCAGTTCACCTTCGACGGCGCCTACTACATGGACCACTTCACCGAGCAGATTTACAACGAGATCGCCTACCCGCTGGTGGAG GGCGTAACTGAAGGCTACAACGGCACCATCTTTGCCTACGGCCAGACGGGCAGCGGAAAGTCCTTCACCATGCAGGGCCTGCCGGACCCGGCCTGCCAGAGAGGCATCATCCCCCGGGCCTTCGAGCACGTTTTCGAAAGCGTCCAG TGTGCAGAGAACACCAAGTTCCTGGTCCGGGCTTCCTACCTGGAGATCTACAATGAAGATGTCCGGGACCTGCTGGGCACAGACACCAAGCAGAAGCTGGAG CTGAAAGAGCACCCGGAGAAGGGGGTGTACGTGAAGGGGCTGTCCATGCACACGGTGCACAGCGTGGCCCAGTGCGAGCGCGTCATGGAGGCAGGCTGGAAGAACCGCGCAGTGGGATACACCCTGATGAACAAAGACTCCTCTCGCTCCCACTCCATCTTCACCATCAGCATCGAGATCTACGCCGTGG ACGAGCGGGGCAAGGACCACCTCCGGGCGGGCAAGCTGAACCTGGTGGACTTGGCGGGCAGCGAGCGGCAGTCCAAGACGGGTGCCACGGGGGAGCGGCTCAAGGAGGCCACCAAGATCAACCTGTCTCTGTCAGCGCTGGGCAACGTCATCTCGGCCCTGGTGGACGGGCGCTGCAGGCACATCCCCTACCGGGACTCGAAGCTGACCCGGCTGCTGCAGGACTCGCTGGGCGGCAACACCCGGACGCTGATGGTGGCCTGCCTGTCGCCCGCCGACAACAACTACGACGAGACGCTCAGCACGCTGCGCTACGCCAACCGTGCCAAGAACATCCGCAACAAGCCGCGCATCAACGAGGACCCGAAGGACGCCCTGCTGCGCGAGTACCAGGAGGAGATCAAGAAGCTCAAGGCCATCCTGGCTCAGCAGATGGGCCCCGGCAGCCTGTCAG CTCTGCTGAACAGTCAGGTGCCCCCAAGCCCCGTCCAGGTTGAGGAAAAGCCGTTGTCTCCACCGGTGACGCAGCACGACACGGAGGCTGAGAAGCAGCTGATCCGGGAG GAGTACGAGCAGCGCCTGGCCCGGCTGCGGGCCGACTACGCGGCGGAGCAGGAGTCCAGGGCCCGGCTGGAGGAGGACATCACCGCCATGCGCAACTCGTACGACGTGAAGCTGTCCACGCTGGAGCAGAACCTGCGCAAGGAGACAG AGGCTGTCCTGAAGGCGGAAGTCCTCTACAAGGCTGAGGTCCTATCCAGGGCTGAGTTTGCCAGCAGTTCGGAGTACTCTCCTCTTTTCGAGTTCAGGATGGCCGGGAGACCCGAGATCTACTCCATGCCTGACCCCCTGCCTGGTGAGGACTCCTTCAAGGCTCAGGTCTCCTCCGGATTTGAGGAGCTGCCCAAGGTGGCGGCCTCCAAGTCCGAGGCGTCTCTGGGGTCTGATGAGTCTTCCACGCTGGGAGAGAACTCCGTCTGCACGGCCTTCTCTGGGCCCGAGGAGCCCTGCAGCCTGGAGTTCTCGGTGCCTGATTCAGAGGCCCGGGGCCGCTGCCTGCTGCCTGACGACGATGTTGGCAGGGGCGCCGCGGAGCCCCTGTTGGAGGAGCCCCCGTTGATGGCGCTGGAGCTGTTACCCGGCCTGCATGACCCCTACGCCGAGGTGGCGGCCAAACTGGCCAGGTTCTCCTCCACGGTGTCCGGGCCGGACGTGCCCCCGGTGGACGTCCCCAAGGTGACCACGCAG ATCTGCTGGAGCCCGCTGACCTCAGGTCTGAAGCTGAGGTGGCCGAGGACCTCCCGCCCAGGACT accccacctccccccacttCTGCTTCAGAAAACACAACCAGCCAAGGGGAGCGGGAGGAAGACTTTAAATCTGCCCACGTTTGTGGAAAGAGAGAGCGACCTGCTGGCCTCTGCGCCTGATCACTGG GAGGTTGACCGGGGCCCGGGGGCGACGGAGGAGCTGGTGTTGGCGGCAGAGCCCATCGCGGAAGCCCAGGCTGAAGCGCCGGCGGCCTTGGAGGCTCAGTCCCGGTCCCTGCTGGCCGGGGCCGGCGCGAGGAGGGAGAGCGTGCCTGCGCTCGCCGATGACCTCCTGCCCACCGTGGACCAACAGCAGGTGCTCGCCCG CTTGCGGCAGTTGGAGCAGCAGGTGGTCGGGGGGGAGGAGGCCAAGAACAAGGACCTTAAGGAGAAGCACAGGCGGCGGAAGCGGTACGCGGACGAGCGCAAGAAGCAGCTGGTGGCGGCCCTGCAGAACTCGGACGAGGACAGCGGGGACTGGGTGCTGCTCAACGTCTACGACTCCATCCAGGAGGAAGTGAGGGCCAAGAGCAAGCTGCTGGAGAAGATGCAGAGGAAG CTCCGAGCAGCAGAGGTGGAGATCAAAGATCTGCAGTCGGAGTTTGAGCTGGAGAAGATCGATTACTTGGCCACCATCCGTCGGCAGGAACGTGACTTTCTGCTCTTCCAGCAGCTCTTGGAGCAGGTGCAGCCCCTGATTCGCCGGGACTGTAACTATAGCAACCTGGAGAAGATCCGACGAGAGTCCTGCTGGGATGAAGACAATGGTTTCTGGAAGATTCCCGAGCCCATCATCATAAAAACCAGCCTCCCAGTAG CAGGAGGAGGACCGCTACAGGCTGATGCTCAGTCGCAGTGA
- the KIF17 gene encoding kinesin-like protein KIF17 isoform X4 has product MASESVKVVVRCRPMNQRERELNCRLVVTVDSARGQCFIQNPSAADQPPKQFTFDGAYYMDHFTEQIYNEIAYPLVEGVTEGYNGTIFAYGQTGSGKSFTMQGLPDPACQRGIIPRAFEHVFESVQCAENTKFLVRASYLEIYNEDVRDLLGTDTKQKLELKEHPEKGVYVKGLSMHTVHSVAQCERVMEAGWKNRAVGYTLMNKDSSRSHSIFTISIEIYAVDERGKDHLRAGKLNLVDLAGSERQSKTGATGERLKEATKINLSLSALGNVISALVDGRCRHIPYRDSKLTRLLQDSLGGNTRTLMVACLSPADNNYDETLSTLRYANRAKNIRNKPRINEDPKDALLREYQEEIKKLKAILAQQMGPGSLSALLNSQVPPSPVQVEEKPLSPPVTQHDTEAEKQLIREEYEQRLARLRADYAAEQESRARLEEDITAMRNSYDVKLSTLEQNLRKETEAVLKAEVLYKAEVLSRAEFASSSEYSPLFEFRMAGRPEIYSMPDPLPGEDSFKAQVSSGFEELPKVAASKSEASLGSDESSTLGENSVCTAFSGPEEPCSLEFSVPDSEARGRCLLPDDDVGRGAAEPLLEEPPLMALELLPGLHDPYAEVAAKLARFSSTVSGPDVPPVDVPKVTTQICWSPLTSGLKLRWPRTSRPGLPHLPPLLLQKTQPAKGSGRKTLNLPTFVERESDLLASAPDHWEVDRGPGATEELVLAAEPIAEAQAEAPAALEAQSRSLLAGAGARRESVPALADDLLPTVDQQQVLARLRQLEQQVVGGEEAKNKDLKEKHRRRKRYADERKKQLVAALQNSDEDSGDWVLLNVYDSIQEEVRAKSKLLEKMQRKLRAAEVEIKDLQSEFELEKIDYLATIRRQERDFLLFQQLLEQVQPLIRRDCNYSNLEKIRRESCWDEDNGFWKIPEPIIIKTSLPVAVSTGPQNRPARKASAADNGEPGMLGHLEFLGSHIVEAWLPVLGDENVRGLQF; this is encoded by the exons ATGGCCTCGGAGTCGGTGAAGGTGGTGGTGCGCTGCCGCCCCATGAACCAGCGGGAGCGGGAGCTGAACTGCCGGCTGGTGGTGACGGTGGACTCCGCTCGCGGCCAGTGCTTCATCCAGAACCCGAGCGCCGCGGACCAGCCCCCCAAGCAGTTCACCTTCGACGGCGCCTACTACATGGACCACTTCACCGAGCAGATTTACAACGAGATCGCCTACCCGCTGGTGGAG GGCGTAACTGAAGGCTACAACGGCACCATCTTTGCCTACGGCCAGACGGGCAGCGGAAAGTCCTTCACCATGCAGGGCCTGCCGGACCCGGCCTGCCAGAGAGGCATCATCCCCCGGGCCTTCGAGCACGTTTTCGAAAGCGTCCAG TGTGCAGAGAACACCAAGTTCCTGGTCCGGGCTTCCTACCTGGAGATCTACAATGAAGATGTCCGGGACCTGCTGGGCACAGACACCAAGCAGAAGCTGGAG CTGAAAGAGCACCCGGAGAAGGGGGTGTACGTGAAGGGGCTGTCCATGCACACGGTGCACAGCGTGGCCCAGTGCGAGCGCGTCATGGAGGCAGGCTGGAAGAACCGCGCAGTGGGATACACCCTGATGAACAAAGACTCCTCTCGCTCCCACTCCATCTTCACCATCAGCATCGAGATCTACGCCGTGG ACGAGCGGGGCAAGGACCACCTCCGGGCGGGCAAGCTGAACCTGGTGGACTTGGCGGGCAGCGAGCGGCAGTCCAAGACGGGTGCCACGGGGGAGCGGCTCAAGGAGGCCACCAAGATCAACCTGTCTCTGTCAGCGCTGGGCAACGTCATCTCGGCCCTGGTGGACGGGCGCTGCAGGCACATCCCCTACCGGGACTCGAAGCTGACCCGGCTGCTGCAGGACTCGCTGGGCGGCAACACCCGGACGCTGATGGTGGCCTGCCTGTCGCCCGCCGACAACAACTACGACGAGACGCTCAGCACGCTGCGCTACGCCAACCGTGCCAAGAACATCCGCAACAAGCCGCGCATCAACGAGGACCCGAAGGACGCCCTGCTGCGCGAGTACCAGGAGGAGATCAAGAAGCTCAAGGCCATCCTGGCTCAGCAGATGGGCCCCGGCAGCCTGTCAG CTCTGCTGAACAGTCAGGTGCCCCCAAGCCCCGTCCAGGTTGAGGAAAAGCCGTTGTCTCCACCGGTGACGCAGCACGACACGGAGGCTGAGAAGCAGCTGATCCGGGAG GAGTACGAGCAGCGCCTGGCCCGGCTGCGGGCCGACTACGCGGCGGAGCAGGAGTCCAGGGCCCGGCTGGAGGAGGACATCACCGCCATGCGCAACTCGTACGACGTGAAGCTGTCCACGCTGGAGCAGAACCTGCGCAAGGAGACAG AGGCTGTCCTGAAGGCGGAAGTCCTCTACAAGGCTGAGGTCCTATCCAGGGCTGAGTTTGCCAGCAGTTCGGAGTACTCTCCTCTTTTCGAGTTCAGGATGGCCGGGAGACCCGAGATCTACTCCATGCCTGACCCCCTGCCTGGTGAGGACTCCTTCAAGGCTCAGGTCTCCTCCGGATTTGAGGAGCTGCCCAAGGTGGCGGCCTCCAAGTCCGAGGCGTCTCTGGGGTCTGATGAGTCTTCCACGCTGGGAGAGAACTCCGTCTGCACGGCCTTCTCTGGGCCCGAGGAGCCCTGCAGCCTGGAGTTCTCGGTGCCTGATTCAGAGGCCCGGGGCCGCTGCCTGCTGCCTGACGACGATGTTGGCAGGGGCGCCGCGGAGCCCCTGTTGGAGGAGCCCCCGTTGATGGCGCTGGAGCTGTTACCCGGCCTGCATGACCCCTACGCCGAGGTGGCGGCCAAACTGGCCAGGTTCTCCTCCACGGTGTCCGGGCCGGACGTGCCCCCGGTGGACGTCCCCAAGGTGACCACGCAG ATCTGCTGGAGCCCGCTGACCTCAGGTCTGAAGCTGAGGTGGCCGAGGACCTCCCGCCCAGGACT accccacctccccccacttCTGCTTCAGAAAACACAACCAGCCAAGGGGAGCGGGAGGAAGACTTTAAATCTGCCCACGTTTGTGGAAAGAGAGAGCGACCTGCTGGCCTCTGCGCCTGATCACTGG GAGGTTGACCGGGGCCCGGGGGCGACGGAGGAGCTGGTGTTGGCGGCAGAGCCCATCGCGGAAGCCCAGGCTGAAGCGCCGGCGGCCTTGGAGGCTCAGTCCCGGTCCCTGCTGGCCGGGGCCGGCGCGAGGAGGGAGAGCGTGCCTGCGCTCGCCGATGACCTCCTGCCCACCGTGGACCAACAGCAGGTGCTCGCCCG CTTGCGGCAGTTGGAGCAGCAGGTGGTCGGGGGGGAGGAGGCCAAGAACAAGGACCTTAAGGAGAAGCACAGGCGGCGGAAGCGGTACGCGGACGAGCGCAAGAAGCAGCTGGTGGCGGCCCTGCAGAACTCGGACGAGGACAGCGGGGACTGGGTGCTGCTCAACGTCTACGACTCCATCCAGGAGGAAGTGAGGGCCAAGAGCAAGCTGCTGGAGAAGATGCAGAGGAAG CTCCGAGCAGCAGAGGTGGAGATCAAAGATCTGCAGTCGGAGTTTGAGCTGGAGAAGATCGATTACTTGGCCACCATCCGTCGGCAGGAACGTGACTTTCTGCTCTTCCAGCAGCTCTTGGAGCAGGTGCAGCCCCTGATTCGCCGGGACTGTAACTATAGCAACCTGGAGAAGATCCGACGAGAGTCCTGCTGGGATGAAGACAATGGTTTCTGGAAGATTCCCGAGCCCATCATCATAAAAACCAGCCTCCCAGTAG CAGTTTCAACAGGGCCACAGAACAGACCAGCCCGCAAAGCCTCTGCAGCGGACAACGGCGAGCCAGGCATG cttggacatctggaatttctcggttcacatattgttgaagcctggctcccAGTGcttggtgatgaaaatgttagAGGACTCCAGTTCTAA